A window of Sutcliffiella cohnii contains these coding sequences:
- a CDS encoding rhodanese-like domain-containing protein yields MKTMTAIEVENAIKNGEQLNIIDVREVEEVSSGKIPTATNIPLGLLEFRMHELDNSKEYVVVCRSGGRSANGCRLLEQHGFKVINMNGGMLAWEGKVE; encoded by the coding sequence ATGAAAACAATGACAGCGATAGAAGTAGAAAATGCTATAAAAAATGGAGAGCAATTAAATATCATTGATGTGCGTGAAGTGGAAGAGGTATCAAGTGGCAAAATTCCAACCGCTACGAATATTCCACTAGGCCTATTAGAATTTCGTATGCATGAATTAGATAATTCTAAAGAATATGTAGTAGTATGTCGCTCTGGTGGAAGAAGTGCAAATGGTTGTCGACTTTTAGAGCAACATGGCTTTAAAGTTATAAATATGAATGGCGGAATGCTAGCTTGGGAAGGTAAAGTTGAATAA
- a CDS encoding GntR family transcriptional regulator — translation MINKRSPLPIYYQLETYIKNLIESGQLNPGDSLPSEREYAERFEISRMTVRQAINSLVQSGLLYRKKGSGTYVAEKKLEQKLQGLTSFSEDMKNRGMKASSTIIKFEEIEATPLIANELRLKESSKIYEIMRVRHADDEPMAIEINYMSPTIVIGLTEDVLTKSTYAFFEASGLYIEHATQIIETAKATNYQAQLLNINENDSLLLIQRKTYLQDGTPLEFVKSYYRGDRYKFVVTIDRHGKT, via the coding sequence ATGATAAATAAACGTTCCCCACTACCGATTTATTATCAGTTAGAAACATATATTAAAAATTTAATCGAGTCCGGACAATTAAATCCTGGAGATAGTTTACCTTCTGAACGGGAATATGCAGAACGATTCGAGATTAGTAGAATGACAGTAAGACAAGCCATTAATTCCCTCGTACAATCAGGACTTCTTTACCGAAAAAAAGGAAGTGGCACATATGTTGCTGAAAAAAAACTAGAACAAAAGCTACAAGGTCTTACAAGCTTTTCAGAAGATATGAAAAATCGTGGAATGAAGGCTAGTAGTACAATAATAAAGTTCGAAGAAATAGAAGCAACTCCTCTAATCGCAAATGAGTTACGGTTAAAAGAAAGTAGTAAAATTTACGAAATTATGAGAGTCCGCCACGCTGATGACGAACCGATGGCTATCGAAATAAATTATATGTCACCTACTATTGTAATTGGCCTAACGGAAGATGTATTAACTAAATCCACATATGCTTTTTTTGAAGCGAGTGGTTTATACATTGAACATGCTACACAAATTATTGAAACAGCAAAAGCAACTAATTATCAAGCCCAACTGTTAAATATAAATGAAAATGATTCGTTACTTCTAATTCAACGTAAAACATATTTACAAGATGGTACACCTTTGGAATTTGTAAAATCATATTATCGTGGCGATCGATATAAATTTGTTGTTACGATTGACCGACACGGAAAGACGTAA
- a CDS encoding DUF6671 family protein produces MVNRNKAISLFEGRAAILATMHGKEKVVAPIFKKQLGLDVRIPSNFDTDHFGTFTNEIRRVGTQLETAIEKSISACYKLNYTIGISSEGAFNPHPQVPFVILNREIVSFIDVVHDIQIFGEALTTSTNYNQKQIYDIDEAVAFCKTAKFPEHAVIIRSKHYELSLKGISDWDELERAYNRVYKIYGEVVIETDMRAMYNPLRMENIKAATENLVNKIFQLCPSCDFPGFDIVEKRRGLLCNHCELPTEGIKASIYQCQKCDWREERLFPNGKEKEDASNCYFCNP; encoded by the coding sequence ATGGTAAATAGAAACAAAGCCATTTCATTATTTGAAGGCCGAGCTGCAATTTTAGCAACAATGCACGGAAAGGAAAAAGTGGTTGCTCCTATATTTAAAAAACAACTAGGCTTGGATGTACGTATTCCGAGTAACTTTGATACTGATCATTTCGGAACATTTACGAATGAAATAAGAAGGGTAGGAACACAGCTTGAAACAGCAATAGAAAAATCAATATCGGCGTGTTATAAATTAAATTATACAATCGGTATTAGTAGTGAAGGAGCGTTTAATCCTCACCCACAAGTTCCATTCGTTATTTTAAATCGAGAAATTGTATCGTTTATTGACGTTGTGCATGATATTCAGATTTTTGGAGAGGCACTTACAACGAGCACAAATTATAATCAAAAACAAATATACGATATAGATGAAGCTGTAGCTTTTTGTAAAACTGCTAAATTCCCAGAGCATGCAGTAATTATTAGAAGTAAACATTATGAGTTAAGTTTAAAAGGTATTTCGGATTGGGATGAATTAGAGCGAGCATATAATAGAGTCTATAAAATATATGGGGAAGTTGTTATCGAAACGGACATGAGAGCTATGTATAACCCATTAAGAATGGAAAATATAAAAGCAGCAACGGAAAATTTAGTCAACAAGATATTTCAACTTTGTCCATCTTGTGATTTTCCAGGGTTTGATATCGTTGAAAAAAGAAGAGGATTATTATGTAATCATTGTGAATTACCAACAGAAGGAATTAAAGCATCGATTTATCAATGTCAAAAATGTGATTGGAGAGAGGAACGGCTTTTTCCAAATGGAAAAGAAAAAGAAGATGCTAGTAATTGTTATTTTTGTAATCCGTAA
- a CDS encoding FAD-dependent oxidoreductase produces the protein MFDVVIIGAGPAGASAALFTAKAGKKTVLIDHDKSMTKRAWVENHYGVMEITGPELVEIGQKQAQKFGAELVNEEVVDVTKTETGFQVQSSSQTFETKHVVLATGAVAGLAEKIGVNLKDGTEPRIKAVADVDSTGRTNIDGVWAAGTVAGVSVHTIITAGDGAKVAINIVSELNGERYVDHDVLKS, from the coding sequence ATGTTTGATGTAGTTATTATCGGAGCAGGTCCAGCTGGTGCAAGTGCTGCACTATTTACGGCTAAAGCTGGCAAGAAAACAGTTTTAATTGATCATGATAAAAGTATGACAAAACGTGCTTGGGTTGAAAATCATTACGGGGTAATGGAAATTACCGGACCTGAATTAGTTGAAATTGGTCAAAAACAAGCACAAAAATTTGGTGCTGAATTAGTAAATGAAGAAGTTGTAGACGTTACAAAAACAGAAACAGGATTTCAAGTTCAATCTAGTTCGCAAACGTTTGAAACAAAACATGTTGTGCTTGCAACTGGTGCGGTAGCTGGACTTGCTGAAAAAATCGGTGTTAATTTAAAAGATGGTACAGAACCTCGTATTAAAGCAGTAGCTGATGTTGACTCTACTGGGCGCACGAATATTGATGGTGTTTGGGCTGCTGGTACAGTGGCTGGTGTAAGCGTACATACGATTATTACTGCTGGTGACGGTGCAAAAGTAGCAATTAATATCGTAAGTGAACTAAATGGTGAACGTTACGTTGACCATGATGTATTAAAATCCTAA
- a CDS encoding sodium-dependent bicarbonate transport family permease produces the protein MSEIVIHNLTSPFVLIFLLGMIATIFKSDLKIPSSISEVLSLFLLIAIGLKGGIALSQYDITMIMAPIGGALLLGFFIPIFVLIITKWTKLDFANSIGLAASFGSVSIVTYGAAISFLEHSAVSYEGFMNALVVLMESPAIIVSIFLYKVMEKNESIQVSSVAFSSPYTRMIDKEIIKESIFGKSVFILLGCLLIGFISADAAAPIVQPLFFDLYNGVLILFLLNMGLLAGERITEVKKHGISLIGLAILFPIVFGSFGVVIGSIVGLSVGGATLMGVLAGSASYIAAPAALKTSVKKANPSIYLGLSLGITFPFNLIIGIPMYFHIAKFLTFGGI, from the coding sequence ATGTCGGAAATTGTTATTCATAATTTAACATCACCATTTGTTTTAATATTTTTACTTGGTATGATTGCTACTATTTTTAAATCTGATCTAAAAATACCTTCAAGTATTAGTGAAGTATTAAGTTTATTTTTGTTAATCGCTATAGGACTAAAAGGTGGAATTGCTCTTTCACAATACGATATTACAATGATAATGGCGCCGATCGGTGGAGCATTGTTGTTAGGTTTCTTCATACCTATATTCGTTTTAATAATAACAAAGTGGACGAAACTTGATTTCGCCAACTCGATTGGATTGGCAGCGTCGTTTGGTTCCGTTAGTATCGTGACGTACGGAGCTGCTATATCATTTTTAGAACATAGTGCAGTTTCCTATGAAGGATTTATGAATGCTTTAGTCGTTTTGATGGAGAGCCCTGCTATCATTGTGTCCATCTTCCTATACAAAGTTATGGAAAAGAATGAATCAATTCAGGTCTCTAGTGTTGCCTTCTCTTCACCATACACGAGAATGATAGATAAAGAAATTATAAAAGAGAGTATTTTTGGAAAAAGTGTATTTATCCTATTAGGATGTTTATTAATCGGTTTTATAAGTGCGGATGCTGCCGCTCCAATTGTTCAGCCTTTATTCTTCGATTTGTATAATGGCGTGTTAATACTATTTTTATTAAATATGGGATTACTAGCTGGTGAAAGAATAACAGAAGTTAAAAAACACGGGATCTCTCTCATCGGTCTTGCAATATTGTTTCCGATAGTGTTTGGAAGTTTCGGTGTTGTGATAGGAAGCATTGTTGGATTATCAGTTGGTGGAGCCACATTAATGGGAGTTTTAGCTGGAAGTGCCTCTTACATTGCTGCTCCTGCGGCATTAAAAACATCAGTAAAGAAGGCAAACCCTTCCATATATTTAGGATTATCATTAGGAATTACATTTCCGTTTAATTTAATAATTGGAATACCAATGTACTTTCATATTGCAAAATTTTTAACTTTTGGAGGAATATAA
- a CDS encoding MurR/RpiR family transcriptional regulator: MPFMSGGLVMLKEMVPDLPPSEKKIAEYILKNPQATISLTANELGKRSSTSGAAVIRLCKSLDLKGFQDLKLRIAGDLQKTTSPSGFRDIEPNESPSSIIEKMTNNSIQTIEETSQLLNIEELSKAVELIMHSHTIHFFGVGASAIIAEDAHQKFLRINKRSTAFRDFHMAATQVANVQEGDVVVGISFSGKTFEVAKILELANRKKAHTISLTKFGSSIVNEQADVKLYTSATREPTFRSGATSSRIAQLHVIDILFMSVASQQYDQTVRHLDETREIIETIRDNVKNK, translated from the coding sequence ATGCCTTTTATGTCAGGTGGATTAGTTATGCTAAAAGAAATGGTTCCAGATTTGCCTCCTTCTGAAAAGAAGATTGCAGAATATATATTAAAAAATCCACAAGCAACAATCTCCTTAACTGCAAATGAACTAGGTAAAAGAAGTTCCACAAGTGGAGCGGCAGTTATTAGACTTTGCAAATCACTAGATTTAAAAGGATTTCAAGACTTGAAGCTAAGAATTGCAGGGGACTTACAAAAGACAACGAGCCCTAGTGGGTTTCGAGATATAGAACCTAATGAATCACCATCATCTATTATCGAAAAGATGACGAATAATAGTATACAAACAATTGAAGAAACTTCACAACTATTAAATATTGAAGAGCTTTCTAAAGCAGTTGAACTAATAATGCATTCCCATACGATTCACTTTTTTGGTGTAGGAGCGTCTGCAATTATCGCAGAAGATGCCCATCAAAAATTTTTAAGAATTAACAAACGGTCCACGGCTTTCCGTGATTTCCATATGGCTGCAACTCAAGTAGCAAACGTTCAAGAGGGGGATGTAGTTGTAGGTATATCTTTCTCGGGAAAAACATTTGAAGTTGCAAAAATATTAGAACTTGCGAATAGAAAAAAAGCACATACAATAAGCTTAACTAAATTTGGTTCCTCTATTGTTAATGAGCAAGCGGATGTTAAGCTCTACACTTCTGCAACTCGAGAACCGACATTTAGAAGTGGAGCAACATCTTCACGTATTGCCCAGTTACATGTTATTGACATTTTATTTATGTCGGTTGCTTCACAGCAGTACGATCAAACAGTTCGACATTTAGACGAAACGAGAGAGATTATCGAAACAATACGTGATAATGTAAAAAACAAGTAA
- a CDS encoding GNAT family N-acetyltransferase, with translation MYINKLHPIWLEQIVELWNEEIGSDFPMRNELFRQNTFEDNNTLIEGSFVVTDEEDKVIAFIVSKVWKENEDYKMDREVGWIQALLVKGQYRKKGIGTKLLVLAENAMQSNGAKVVHLGRDPWHYFPGIPTQYKTYQKWFEKHGYNIGQLQYDLIQTFNNTQPFFLRYKNINISILHINEKEKFLLFLHREFPGRWEYEARQYFEKNGDGREFVVMKKEGRIIGFCRINDANSPFIAQNVYWSPLWNGKLGGIGPLGISKEERKKGFGEGIVKAAINILWERNIRTMLIDWTTLTDFYGKLNFHVWKEYQQYSKHL, from the coding sequence ATGTACATTAATAAGTTACACCCTATATGGTTGGAGCAAATAGTAGAACTATGGAATGAAGAAATAGGTAGCGATTTTCCGATGAGAAATGAATTATTTCGTCAAAATACGTTTGAAGATAATAATACATTAATAGAAGGTTCTTTTGTAGTAACAGATGAAGAAGATAAAGTCATTGCTTTTATTGTAAGCAAAGTATGGAAAGAAAACGAAGACTATAAAATGGATCGAGAAGTAGGTTGGATCCAAGCTCTATTAGTAAAAGGTCAATATAGAAAAAAAGGAATTGGCACGAAATTACTTGTACTAGCCGAAAATGCAATGCAATCTAACGGGGCAAAAGTTGTTCATTTAGGCCGCGATCCATGGCATTACTTTCCTGGAATACCTACACAATATAAAACCTATCAAAAATGGTTTGAAAAGCATGGCTATAACATTGGACAATTACAATATGATCTAATTCAAACATTTAATAATACACAACCATTTTTTCTAAGGTATAAAAATATTAATATCTCAATATTACATATAAACGAAAAGGAAAAATTCCTTTTATTTTTACATAGAGAATTTCCAGGACGTTGGGAGTATGAAGCACGTCAATATTTTGAAAAAAATGGTGACGGTCGAGAATTTGTAGTGATGAAAAAAGAAGGTAGGATAATAGGCTTTTGTCGTATAAATGATGCGAATTCTCCCTTTATAGCCCAAAATGTATACTGGTCACCATTATGGAACGGTAAACTCGGTGGTATAGGTCCACTCGGAATTTCAAAAGAAGAAAGAAAAAAAGGTTTTGGCGAAGGAATTGTAAAAGCAGCTATCAATATTTTATGGGAGCGCAACATTCGAACTATGTTAATTGATTGGACTACTTTAACAGATTTTTACGGAAAGTTAAATTTCCATGTTTGGAAAGAATATCAACAGTACTCTAAACATTTATAA
- the nagA gene encoding N-acetylglucosamine-6-phosphate deacetylase translates to MQHNYSFVNANIIRSEELIRNGYVHISNGKIEDIGDMKFYERQDGYDEIYLTEDELLLPGFIDIHIHGINGADMMDATEQTLNDMAKKLPHEGTTSFLATTITHNQENIELALTNVAKYTNSHNSKQGSEMLGIHLEGPFLSKKRAGAQPLHHIISPSISLFDQWQQLSGNSIKIVTLAPEQENGLELTKYLSEHKVIPSIGHSDAIYEEMKKAINLGAKHVTHFYNGMRGIHHREPGVVGAGLAHDSLFLELIVDGIHVHPAVIKSTYKTKGAKKIILITDSMRAKWLEDGEYELGGQKVSVRNNTALLEDGTLAGSVLKMNDAVKNMMQYTGCTINEAIQMAAENPAKQLSVWDRKGSITIGKDADIVIVKNDLTVQMTMCNGIIEYKGAE, encoded by the coding sequence ATGCAGCACAATTATTCATTTGTAAACGCAAACATTATAAGAAGTGAAGAGCTTATTCGAAATGGATATGTACACATTTCTAACGGAAAAATAGAAGATATTGGTGACATGAAGTTTTACGAAAGGCAAGATGGTTATGATGAAATCTATCTAACAGAAGATGAACTCCTACTACCAGGCTTTATTGATATTCACATCCATGGAATTAACGGTGCTGATATGATGGATGCGACGGAGCAAACATTAAATGATATGGCTAAAAAGCTCCCACATGAGGGCACAACGTCGTTTTTAGCCACAACGATAACTCATAATCAAGAAAATATTGAACTTGCACTAACCAATGTTGCTAAATATACAAATAGTCATAATTCTAAACAAGGAAGTGAAATGCTAGGCATCCATTTAGAAGGCCCCTTTCTCTCAAAAAAACGAGCTGGGGCACAACCGTTACATCATATTATTTCACCAAGTATTTCACTTTTTGACCAATGGCAACAACTCTCAGGGAACAGTATAAAAATAGTTACACTAGCACCAGAGCAAGAAAATGGTTTGGAATTAACGAAATATTTAAGTGAACATAAAGTAATCCCTTCTATTGGACATTCCGATGCTATTTATGAAGAAATGAAAAAAGCTATAAATCTAGGAGCAAAACATGTTACCCATTTTTATAACGGAATGAGAGGTATACACCATCGAGAGCCTGGCGTTGTAGGTGCAGGCTTGGCTCATGATAGTCTCTTTTTAGAATTAATAGTCGATGGAATTCACGTTCATCCTGCTGTAATAAAATCCACCTATAAAACGAAAGGTGCAAAAAAAATTATATTAATTACTGACTCGATGCGCGCAAAATGGTTAGAAGATGGTGAATATGAACTCGGAGGCCAAAAAGTAAGTGTTCGTAATAATACCGCTTTGTTAGAAGATGGGACTCTAGCTGGGAGCGTACTGAAGATGAATGATGCTGTCAAAAATATGATGCAATACACAGGTTGCACAATAAATGAAGCCATCCAAATGGCTGCAGAAAACCCAGCCAAACAATTATCTGTATGGGATCGAAAAGGTAGTATCACAATTGGCAAAGACGCAGATATTGTAATTGTAAAAAATGATTTGACCGTACAAATGACGATGTGTAATGGCATTATTGAATATAAAGGAGCGGAATAA
- the argH gene encoding argininosuccinate lyase translates to MSKLWGGRFTKETNKLVEVFTASINFDQKLAFEDIEGSLAHVQMLSECNIIPKNDAETIKNGLLTIKQKIENGEVQFSVENEDIHMNIEKLLIDEIGPVGGKLHTGRSRNDQVATDMHLYLRNQTLNIIELVKGVQTALLQQAEEHVHTILPGYTHLQRAQPVSFAHHLLAYFWMFERDKDRLQDSLKRINWSPLGSGALAGTTFPINRSKTAELLGFDKVYPNSMDAVSDRDFIVEFLSISSLLMTHISRLSEELVIWSSQEFQFIELDDSFCTGSSIMPQKKNPDVPELLRAKTGRVYGNLVGLLTVLKGLPLAYNKDMQEDKEGMFDTVETLDGSLRLLAPMIETMTVNADKMYAAVAQDYSNATDIADYLVTKGLPFRQAHEVIGKTVLYAIEQKKFLLALTMDEYKQFHELFEEDIYDVLQPKNVVEARNSEGGTSSEQVKLQIIVAKQSLQ, encoded by the coding sequence ATGTCTAAATTATGGGGTGGACGTTTTACAAAAGAAACAAACAAATTAGTGGAAGTATTTACAGCGTCCATCAATTTCGATCAAAAACTTGCATTCGAAGACATTGAAGGAAGCTTAGCACACGTCCAAATGTTAAGTGAATGCAACATCATCCCGAAAAATGATGCAGAAACAATTAAAAACGGCTTACTAACAATTAAGCAAAAAATAGAAAACGGTGAAGTCCAATTTTCAGTAGAAAATGAAGACATCCATATGAATATTGAAAAATTACTAATTGATGAAATTGGACCAGTCGGTGGTAAGCTACATACTGGTAGAAGCCGTAATGACCAAGTTGCTACAGATATGCACTTATACCTTCGTAATCAAACATTAAATATTATTGAATTAGTTAAAGGAGTACAAACTGCGCTTTTACAACAAGCTGAAGAACATGTTCATACGATTTTACCTGGTTATACTCACTTACAAAGAGCTCAACCAGTATCATTTGCACATCACTTATTGGCTTACTTTTGGATGTTTGAACGTGACAAAGATAGATTACAAGACAGCCTGAAACGTATTAATTGGTCACCACTAGGTTCTGGAGCACTAGCAGGAACTACCTTTCCAATTAATCGTTCAAAAACAGCCGAATTACTAGGATTTGATAAAGTGTATCCAAACAGTATGGACGCAGTAAGTGATCGCGATTTTATTGTCGAGTTTTTATCAATCTCGTCTTTATTAATGACTCATATTTCTCGTTTATCGGAAGAGTTAGTAATATGGTCAAGTCAAGAGTTCCAATTTATCGAATTAGATGATTCCTTCTGTACCGGTTCGAGTATTATGCCGCAAAAGAAAAATCCTGATGTACCAGAATTATTAAGAGCTAAAACTGGACGTGTATATGGAAATCTAGTCGGGCTTCTAACAGTGTTAAAAGGACTTCCTTTAGCATACAACAAAGATATGCAAGAAGATAAAGAAGGGATGTTTGATACGGTAGAAACGCTGGACGGTTCGTTACGTTTACTAGCTCCAATGATTGAAACGATGACGGTAAACGCGGATAAGATGTATGCAGCGGTAGCTCAAGATTATTCCAATGCTACAGATATTGCCGACTATTTAGTAACAAAAGGTTTACCATTCCGCCAAGCTCATGAAGTAATTGGAAAAACTGTTTTATATGCGATTGAACAAAAGAAATTTTTATTAGCATTAACGATGGATGAATATAAACAGTTTCATGAGTTGTTTGAGGAAGATATTTACGACGTACTACAACCTAAAAACGTTGTAGAAGCTAGAAATAGTGAAGGTGGTACATCTTCTGAACAAGTAAAATTACAAATAATAGTAGCAAAACAGAGTTTACAATAA
- a CDS encoding DUF2294 domain-containing protein, which produces MEKSKGALEAEISKLLTQWEKDFLSRGSISVKTDVLRDMIIVNLRGILTPAEYKVCETKEGMLSIKRMRSDLVECGVEELKRMIAAITEKEVLSFHTDISTKTGERVMVFKLDSNLEKSFTTKE; this is translated from the coding sequence ATGGAAAAATCAAAAGGTGCTTTAGAAGCTGAGATCAGTAAATTACTAACACAATGGGAGAAGGATTTTTTAAGCCGTGGTTCAATATCCGTTAAAACAGATGTATTAAGGGATATGATAATTGTAAATTTACGCGGAATCCTTACACCAGCAGAATATAAAGTATGTGAAACAAAGGAAGGTATGCTCTCGATTAAACGAATGAGGTCTGATTTAGTTGAGTGTGGAGTAGAAGAATTAAAGAGAATGATTGCTGCTATAACAGAAAAAGAAGTTCTTTCCTTTCATACCGATATTAGTACTAAAACCGGTGAACGAGTAATGGTATTTAAGCTAGACAGTAATTTGGAAAAAAGTTTTACAACAAAAGAATAG
- a CDS encoding argininosuccinate synthase gives MAKEKVVLAYSGGLDTSVSVKWIQEKYGYDVIALGLDVGEGKDLEAIRQKALNVGAIKAIMIDAKELLAKGYILPALKGNALYEGKYPLSSALSRPLISKLLVEIAEQEGAVAVAHGCTGKGNDQVRFEVSIQALNPNLKVIAPVREWGMTRDEEIAYAEEKNIPIPVDLDNPYSIDANIWGRACEAGVLENPWNEAPEGAFDWTNPIEKTPDEAEYIEISFEKGVPVALNDQEMDIVPLIEKLNELGGEHGIGRIDHIENRLVGIKSREVYENPAALILINAHKELEFLTLPREVTQFKTVVDQQIAKVIYEGLWYSPIMNALNAFVEETQQTVTGKVRIKLHKGHHVVVGRKSDFSLYNEELATYSKGDAFDHNAAVGFIKLWGLPTKVYAEVTSKDKVLK, from the coding sequence ATGGCAAAGGAAAAAGTGGTTTTAGCATATTCTGGAGGTTTAGATACTTCGGTTTCAGTTAAATGGATTCAAGAAAAATACGGATATGATGTCATCGCATTGGGGCTTGATGTTGGAGAAGGGAAAGACCTAGAAGCTATTCGTCAAAAAGCCCTCAATGTTGGTGCTATAAAAGCTATTATGATCGATGCAAAAGAATTGCTAGCAAAAGGCTATATATTACCAGCATTAAAAGGTAATGCTTTATATGAAGGGAAATATCCTTTATCTTCTGCACTATCTCGACCGTTAATTTCAAAGCTACTCGTTGAAATTGCAGAGCAAGAAGGCGCTGTCGCAGTTGCTCACGGTTGTACAGGTAAAGGAAACGACCAAGTTCGATTTGAAGTTTCTATTCAAGCATTAAATCCAAACTTAAAAGTTATTGCTCCTGTTCGTGAATGGGGAATGACACGTGACGAAGAAATTGCTTATGCAGAAGAAAAAAACATTCCGATTCCGGTTGATTTAGATAATCCATATTCTATCGATGCAAATATATGGGGAAGAGCGTGTGAAGCTGGAGTATTAGAAAACCCTTGGAATGAGGCACCAGAAGGAGCGTTTGATTGGACGAATCCTATTGAAAAAACACCTGATGAAGCTGAATATATTGAAATTTCATTTGAAAAAGGAGTTCCAGTTGCATTGAATGATCAAGAAATGGACATTGTGCCGTTAATTGAGAAATTGAATGAACTTGGTGGAGAACACGGGATTGGTCGAATTGATCATATTGAAAACCGCCTGGTAGGGATAAAATCTCGTGAAGTATATGAAAACCCAGCAGCACTAATTTTAATTAATGCTCATAAGGAATTAGAATTTTTAACATTACCACGTGAAGTAACACAGTTTAAAACAGTTGTTGACCAACAAATTGCAAAAGTAATCTATGAAGGTCTTTGGTATTCACCAATAATGAATGCTTTAAATGCATTCGTAGAAGAAACACAACAAACGGTAACTGGAAAGGTTCGCATTAAATTGCATAAAGGGCACCATGTCGTTGTTGGCAGAAAATCTGATTTCAGTTTATATAATGAAGAATTAGCAACCTATTCAAAAGGAGATGCGTTTGACCACAACGCAGCAGTAGGCTTCATCAAACTATGGGGACTCCCAACAAAAGTATACGCCGAAGTAACATCAAAAGACAAAGTATTAAAATAA
- the nagB gene encoding glucosamine-6-phosphate deaminase — MNIITAESYETLSKMASQFIIDEVNSKPNATIGMATGGTPLQMYQLLQEDYKQNGTSYCNVTTFNLDEYVGLAKDNPNSYYQYMKKHLFNHIDIEQNNVFIPNGESKDLVEECNLYERYLLEKGPIDIQILGLGSNGHIGFNEPGTPFSSKTHVVELTDSTRKANARYFDNLDQVPTHAITMGIDTIMRAKKILLLVSGKNKSNAYEQLLHGKISEQFPVSVLRNHPSVHIIADMSSLESVTIRV, encoded by the coding sequence TTGAATATTATAACAGCAGAATCGTATGAAACGTTAAGTAAAATGGCCTCACAATTTATTATAGATGAAGTTAATAGTAAACCGAATGCAACAATTGGTATGGCGACCGGTGGCACTCCATTACAAATGTATCAGTTATTACAAGAAGACTATAAACAAAATGGTACATCGTATTGTAATGTGACAACCTTTAACTTAGATGAATATGTAGGATTAGCGAAGGACAATCCGAATAGCTACTATCAGTACATGAAAAAACATTTATTTAATCACATTGATATTGAACAAAACAATGTATTTATTCCTAACGGAGAAAGCAAAGATTTAGTAGAAGAATGTAATTTATACGAACGATATTTACTAGAAAAAGGCCCGATTGACATACAGATTTTAGGATTAGGTTCTAATGGTCATATAGGATTTAATGAGCCAGGTACACCATTTTCTAGTAAAACACATGTTGTAGAACTAACAGATTCTACGCGAAAGGCAAACGCTCGATATTTTGATAATTTAGACCAAGTTCCTACTCATGCGATTACGATGGGAATAGATACAATTATGAGGGCAAAAAAAATATTACTTTTAGTTTCTGGAAAAAATAAATCAAACGCTTATGAGCAATTACTTCATGGCAAAATTTCCGAACAGTTTCCTGTTTCCGTTCTAAGAAACCACCCCTCTGTTCACATAATAGCAGACATGAGCTCGCTCGAATCGGTAACAATTCGCGTTTGA